ATCAGCTCGGCGAGCGCGTAGGCGGTGTTCTTGTAGCCGCTGTCGCGCATGGCCTTGACGGTCAGCGAAGGGCTGACGATCCGGTATTTGCTTCCCTCGCCGGTCACGCGGTCTCCCATACGTCTTCCCAGTTGGTGAATGCCTCGGCCACGTCCCCGAACCCGGGCAGCTCCGGGTCGACGACGGTGACGATCTCGCAGGTTGCGGTTCCTCCGGCCTTGGGGCCGCGGATGACCCGGCCGACCATCTGGCTGTACAGGACCAGCGACTTGGTCGGTCGGGCGATGATGGCAGCACTGGCCGCCGGGGCATCGAAGCCTGTGGTCAGGACCCCGAAGTTGCACAGAATCATGGGGCGTCGGCCGGCGCCCTTGAAGCGTCTGATGGCATCGTTGCGGTGCCGGGGCGAGGACTCGCCGGTGACGAAGTCGGCATCGAGGCCGAGCGCCGACAGGACGGCGGCGATCAGGCGGCAATGGTCAACGGAGGCCGCGAATACCAGGATCCTGCGGTGCTGGCGTTCCAGTAGCTCCAGCACGGTCTGGACGACTTTGAGGTTCCACTGCTCGTCGCTGGCCAGCGACGCGATGATCTCCGACGGGATGTCGAAGGACTTCGCGAGCAGCTGCTGATCACGCGCGGACAGATGCAGGCCGGCTTCGGAGGCGACGGTCTTCATGATGGGCTTGGCCAGGTAGCCCTGTTCGATGAGGGCGGTTACCGGGTTGCTGTATCCGTCGATCTGCAGCATGACCTTCTGGCGGGCGAAGAAGTCCGACAGCCGCTCATCTTGCGTGACGTCCGCCCAGGTCCGGCCGGGGGTGGCCGTCAGGCCCAGCAAGCTGGCATCGGGGCGGACGGTGAGGGCGTCCACCACTCGCTGGTAGGTCGGCGCGATGATCTGATGAGCCTCGTCGAAGACTGTGAGGGTGCTGCGCGATGCGAGTTTGCGGAGAAGCTCCGGATCGCTCTTGTCCGCGGAGACGGCCTTCTCCAGCCCCAGGATGACAAGGCCGTCTGTCAGCGCCTCCACATCGGTGGGCGCCTCACCCCACATCCGGACGACCGCAAGCGGACGGTCGCCGAGCTTGGACCACGCGCGCTCGAACTCCACAGCCGCCTGCTCCAGCAGCTCCTGCCCACGCGCCAGCCAGACCACGAGCGTGGGCTCGTGCTGCCGCAGATGGTCGGCGATCAGGTTCATTCCGGTACGGGTCTTGCCCACGCCTGTCGGCAGGTGGAGGACAACCCGCCGCGGTCCGTCGTACAGCAGCTCCTTCACGCGTGCGGCTGCGCGCCGTTGGTGGGGGAACAGCCCGTACTCGGGTTCGGAGTCCTGCCGAAAGAGCGGGGGCAGCGCAGGCGCCCTGTCGACGCTGAAGCCGAAGAACTCCAGCAGTTCCCGCTGCTGCTCACTCGCCCACTTCAGACCGTTCAGGTAGACCAGGGCATCGGTGCCCGCGCCATCCGCTCCAAGGCGTTGGGCAAGCTCTGTCTGCTTGTCGGCGGGGAGGAGCCGCAGCAGCTCCTCGCGGTCTGTCTGATTGGACACGAGCTTCTCGGCGTCCACCGCCACGGCGGCGACTGCCCGGAGCCGCTCATCGCCGGTGCTTCCGCCGTCGATGAGGTCGAGCAGAGCGCACATGTGCTTGCCGAGCCGCTCTCGGATGTACGGCATGGGAGCGCTGTCCAGTACGGCTTGGAAGGACAGGCCGGGCGACCACGCTGTCATCGATTCACCACCCCTGCGGAACCGGGGAGATTTCCCCTCGATGTCTGAATGACCGTCAACTTGCGGAGCCCCCGCCTCAGTTCTTTGCATGCAGAGCTGCCCGCAACTCTGAGTCGCCCCAGGGTTACAGTGCCTGATCACCATAAACCCACGCACTGACACTCGGGTCTCAGCGATTGATATTCGCAGCTCAGAGGTGTTGATGAGGGTTCGGCAGGCTCCACCGAGGATCCCGTACGGCCTCTGCGCCGATGCCCTCTCCCGATATGGGTTGCAGGCGCCCAAGTAATAGGGAACATTAGTTCGAGTTGCAGTTTGCGTTCCGGGCTGAGTGTCGGTTTCGCGGACTGATCGATCTCGATCGCTACGATCGCGACTCATTCCTGGTGGTGCCCCCGGTGCGCACGTCCGGGTTCCACCAGGAGTAGATTGTCTGCGGTGCTGAGCGAGACGAGGTGGGGCATGAGGGACGAGTCTGATGGGCCGGTTTCGGCGTATCTCGACTACAATGCGACAGCGCCAATTCGGTCCGAGGCGTTGGCGGCCGTTGTGGACGCCCTGCAGGCCGTCGGTAACGCGTCGAGTGTGCATCACCCCGGCCGGGACGCCGCCCATCGTGTGGAGGTCGCTCGTCGGCACCTTGCTGACCTGCTGAACTGCTCGCCCGGGGAGATCATCTTCACGTCGGGGGCAACCGAAGCGAACAATCTCGCGCTGCGCGCGGCTCACCGCCGTGGGGCCCGGATCGTGACGAGTGGTGCAGAGCACCCCGCGGTGTTGGAGACCGCCCGGGATCTGGCCCAAAACGAGCCGGGATCGCTGGCCGTCTTGCCGATGCGGGCGGACGGCCTGGTGGAAACCGCGGCCCTGGAGCAAGAGCTCGGCCGGGGCGACGTCGGTCTCGTCTCCCTGATGGCGGCCAACAATGAAACCGGGGTTCTCACCGACCTCACGCCGGTCGTCAAGGCGGCGCATGCCGCAGGCGCGCTGGTCCACACGGACGCCACACAGATGATCGGCCGATTGCCCCTGGATCTTTCCGAAGTGGACGTCGACCTTCTGTCCCTGTCGGCCCACAAGTTCGGCGGCCCTCAAGGCGTTGGCGCACTATTCGTACGCCGCGGCACACCCCTGCCGTTCAGGCCGCTGATCACCGGTGGCGGGCAGGAGAAGGGGTGGAGGGCCGGCACCCTCAACGTGCCCGGGATCTCCGGCGCCGGAGCTGCCGCTGCAGCCGTCAGCCGTGAACTTGCCGACGACGTCGCCCGCGTGACCCAACTGCGCGATCAGCTCGAACACATGGTGACCACGGCTGTGGACGGCTGCCGCATCAACGGGCAACAAGCCCCCCGCCTGCCCGGCGTGGCGAGCATCACCTTCGCGGGTGCCCCCGCTGACGCAGTCATGGCCGCCATGCCGCACATAGCCGCGTCCGACGGAAGCGCCTGCGCCTCGGGAGCCCCAACTCCCAGCCACGTCTTGCTCGCCATGGGGCTGAGCCGGGAGGAAGCGGAGTGCACTGTGCGCTTCTCCCTCGGCTACGCCACCACCGCAGACGAGATCGCCGCAGCTGCCGAGGCGGTGGTCCGCGCGGTCCACCAGGTGCGCGCCGCCATGGCAGCGACAGCTGGCGCCGCTGCTCACTGACTTCAGCAGTTCCCTTTATCTCTTCTTGTATTGAGAGGCCCTTCGTATGGCAGACAGCAGGCTCGCGGAAGCCGCACATTCCAGCTTCGCGCGCCATGAGACCTTCGCCCCCCGCTTCGGCTGGCTGCATAAGGCATACATGCAGGTCAAGGACAATCCGGCTGCTTTCCTTGCCGAAGATGCTCCGGTCCTGCTCGGCGTGGGTAAGAACATGGTCCATGCCATGCGGTACTGGTCAAAGGCGTTCAAGCTCACCCGCGAGCACGCCGACCCGGCGGGTAAGACGAAGGCCCAGTACGCGTCCCCGACTTGGGAAGCGCGGTGGCTACTCGACGAGAAGGATGGCGCCGATCCCTACCTTGAGGAACCCGGCAGCCTGTGGCTGTTGCACTGGTGGCTCGTGTCGTCGCGGCCGGGCGCCAAATGCTGGGCCCCCGCTTGGTACACGGCGTTTCACCTTGCCCCGTTCTCTCGCTTCACCATCGCGGATATGACGCAGGTCGTGACGCGGCACGTCAACTTCTCCTTCAGCGATGGACCGGTGGAGGCGTCCATCACCCGGGATGTCGAGTGCCTGACCAAGATGTACGCGCGCACGCCGGTCGAACAAAGCGGTTCCCGCGCCACCTATGAAGACCTCTTGGCCTGCCCTTTCCGTGAGCTGGACTTGCTGACCTCCGTGGGCACGCGGGGAAAGCAGGAGTGGCAGTTCACCACTGGCACGCGCACCTCTCTCCCGGCCCACGTTCTGGTCTACGCCTGCCTCGACTACGCCGCCCGCGACACCCAGGGGCCCGGCTCCATCTCTCTGGCGCGGCTTGCCAACGAGCCCGGAGCGCCTGGCCGGGCCTTCCGGGTCCGGGAGCCTGAGATCGTCGCCGCCCTGGACAAGGTCGCCGTGGGCCGTCCGGAACTCAACCGGGTGGATGCCGTCGGCCAGCGGACCATGTCCTTCTCCAGCGATCCGATGGCGCTCGCCTGGGAGATCCTCGACGAGCAGTACGACCACGTCACCCGGCGCCCCGGCTTTCCCACCCGGGACGAATGGAGCGCGCAGTACCCGCAGTTGGCCGAAGCAGAGGAGGCCGAGAAGGCCGAGA
The sequence above is a segment of the Streptomyces griseoviridis genome. Coding sequences within it:
- a CDS encoding DUF4007 family protein, with translation MADSRLAEAAHSSFARHETFAPRFGWLHKAYMQVKDNPAAFLAEDAPVLLGVGKNMVHAMRYWSKAFKLTREHADPAGKTKAQYASPTWEARWLLDEKDGADPYLEEPGSLWLLHWWLVSSRPGAKCWAPAWYTAFHLAPFSRFTIADMTQVVTRHVNFSFSDGPVEASITRDVECLTKMYARTPVEQSGSRATYEDLLACPFRELDLLTSVGTRGKQEWQFTTGTRTSLPAHVLVYACLDYAARDTQGPGSISLARLANEPGAPGRAFRVREPEIVAALDKVAVGRPELNRVDAVGQRTMSFSSDPMALAWEILDEQYDHVTRRPGFPTRDEWSAQYPQLAEAEEAEKAEKAEKAERKSQDHQQQFTTKENA
- a CDS encoding DEAD/DEAH box helicase, with the translated sequence MPYIRERLGKHMCALLDLIDGGSTGDERLRAVAAVAVDAEKLVSNQTDREELLRLLPADKQTELAQRLGADGAGTDALVYLNGLKWASEQQRELLEFFGFSVDRAPALPPLFRQDSEPEYGLFPHQRRAAARVKELLYDGPRRVVLHLPTGVGKTRTGMNLIADHLRQHEPTLVVWLARGQELLEQAAVEFERAWSKLGDRPLAVVRMWGEAPTDVEALTDGLVILGLEKAVSADKSDPELLRKLASRSTLTVFDEAHQIIAPTYQRVVDALTVRPDASLLGLTATPGRTWADVTQDERLSDFFARQKVMLQIDGYSNPVTALIEQGYLAKPIMKTVASEAGLHLSARDQQLLAKSFDIPSEIIASLASDEQWNLKVVQTVLELLERQHRRILVFAASVDHCRLIAAVLSALGLDADFVTGESSPRHRNDAIRRFKGAGRRPMILCNFGVLTTGFDAPAASAAIIARPTKSLVLYSQMVGRVIRGPKAGGTATCEIVTVVDPELPGFGDVAEAFTNWEDVWETA
- a CDS encoding cysteine desulfurase family protein; protein product: MRDESDGPVSAYLDYNATAPIRSEALAAVVDALQAVGNASSVHHPGRDAAHRVEVARRHLADLLNCSPGEIIFTSGATEANNLALRAAHRRGARIVTSGAEHPAVLETARDLAQNEPGSLAVLPMRADGLVETAALEQELGRGDVGLVSLMAANNETGVLTDLTPVVKAAHAAGALVHTDATQMIGRLPLDLSEVDVDLLSLSAHKFGGPQGVGALFVRRGTPLPFRPLITGGGQEKGWRAGTLNVPGISGAGAAAAAVSRELADDVARVTQLRDQLEHMVTTAVDGCRINGQQAPRLPGVASITFAGAPADAVMAAMPHIAASDGSACASGAPTPSHVLLAMGLSREEAECTVRFSLGYATTADEIAAAAEAVVRAVHQVRAAMAATAGAAAH